One window from the genome of Diospyros lotus cultivar Yz01 chromosome 11, ASM1463336v1, whole genome shotgun sequence encodes:
- the LOC127813106 gene encoding vesicle-associated membrane protein 711, with product MGILYALVARGSVVLAEHSAASTNASAIARQILEKISGTNDTNVSYSQDRYIFHVKRTDGLTVLCMADDASGRRIPFAFLEDIHQRFVRTYGRAVLSAQAYAMNDEFSRVLSQQIEYYSSDPNADRINRLKGEMSQVRNVMIENIDKVLERGDRLELLVDKTANMQGNTFRFRKQARRFRSTVWWRNVKLTVALIVLLLVIVYIVLAFVCHGPLLPSCL from the exons ATGGGGATTCTGTACGCTCTGGTGGCGAGGGGATCGGTGGTGCTGGCGGAGCACAGCGCGGCGTCCACCAACGCCAGCGCGATCGCGCGGCAGATACTGGAGAAGATCAGCGGCACCAACGACACCAACGTCTCCTACTCTCAGGATCGCTACATCTTCCACGTCAAGCGCACCGATGGCCTCACCGTCCTCTGCATGGCCGACGATGCCTCCGGAA GGAGAATTCCTTTTGCATTTCTTGAAGACATCCATCAGAGATTTGTGAGGACTTATGGTCGGGCAGTCCTTTCAGCCCAGGCATATGCCATGAATGATGAATTTTCAAGGGTTTTGAGCCAACAAATTGAGTATTACTCTAGTGACCCAAATGCTGACAGAATTAATCGATTAAAAGGTGAAATGAGCCAG GTGCGCAATGTCATGATAGAGAACATCGATAAAGTTCTAGAGAGGGGTGACCGCTTGGAATTGCTGGTTGACAAAACTGCCAATATGCAAGGAAACACTTTTCGGTTCAGAAAGCAAGCTCGCCGTTTCAGAAGCACTGTATGGTGGAGAAATGTTAAACTCAC GGTCGCACTAATAGTCCTGCTTCTGGTCATTGTTTATATTGTGCTGGCCTTTGTTTGCCATGGCCCATTGTTGCCTTCCTGCCTGTAG